In uncultured Fibrobacter sp., a single window of DNA contains:
- a CDS encoding RNA-binding domain-containing protein → MAKSEALIKNLVALPHEYEWLDFKESWFSKDEIGEYISAISNGAALCGREFGYIVWGIHNSTHEIIGTTVNFDKDVDHEPYKHYLARNLKPSVAFEVEEVHIDGKRLVLLSVPAAKSVPTKFLSQAFIRIGSSKEKLSKFPEWEIRLLNTLSNGIPTIVSMAAPDYAQELTFEKLFMYYGAKGVTLRKETFKKSLRFLTADGRYNIMALLLSDANDIPIRVSVFSGKSKADTLFSVKEYGNTCILYAMDKILEYGDAINIIQADERGRISERKDVPLFDYEAFHEAILNAFIHNKWLGMNAPMISVFTDRIEILSHGGLGLEQDLEGFYKGVSIPVNEILASIFLQLRLSERSGRGVPKIVGAYGRESIKIEKNFIVVTIPFNRINVTPFELNEGQQTINPTVKATVNPTVKLSKNQRDILAKIAENPKVTLTELSELLGLHRATIVDNTSKLQKLGALKRIGSDKTGYWEIVEQK, encoded by the coding sequence ATGGCAAAATCAGAAGCTCTTATAAAGAATTTGGTGGCCCTTCCGCATGAATACGAGTGGTTGGATTTTAAGGAGAGTTGGTTTTCAAAGGACGAGATTGGTGAGTACATTTCAGCTATTTCAAATGGGGCTGCATTGTGTGGCCGAGAATTTGGCTATATCGTATGGGGAATCCATAATTCAACTCACGAAATCATCGGTACGACAGTAAACTTTGACAAGGACGTTGATCACGAACCTTACAAGCATTATCTCGCCCGGAATTTAAAACCGAGCGTCGCCTTTGAGGTTGAAGAGGTTCATATTGACGGCAAACGCCTTGTTTTGTTGTCTGTTCCTGCGGCGAAATCTGTCCCGACGAAATTTTTGTCTCAGGCATTTATTCGGATTGGCTCAAGCAAAGAGAAATTGTCGAAGTTCCCTGAATGGGAAATTCGTCTTTTGAACACGTTGTCTAACGGCATTCCGACGATTGTCAGTATGGCGGCTCCTGATTATGCGCAGGAATTGACTTTTGAAAAACTGTTCATGTATTATGGGGCGAAAGGTGTTACTCTTCGCAAAGAAACTTTCAAGAAGTCGCTTAGGTTCCTGACTGCTGACGGGCGCTACAACATTATGGCATTGTTGCTTTCGGACGCAAACGATATCCCGATTCGCGTGTCCGTTTTTAGTGGCAAGAGCAAAGCCGATACGCTTTTCTCGGTCAAGGAATATGGGAATACCTGCATCTTGTATGCGATGGATAAAATTTTGGAATATGGCGATGCAATCAACATCATCCAGGCGGATGAACGCGGCCGAATTTCTGAACGGAAGGATGTTCCTCTTTTTGATTACGAGGCTTTTCACGAAGCGATTTTGAATGCGTTTATTCATAATAAGTGGCTGGGAATGAATGCCCCTATGATCAGCGTATTTACGGACCGCATCGAGATTCTTTCGCATGGCGGTCTTGGTCTTGAGCAGGATTTGGAGGGATTTTACAAGGGCGTGAGCATCCCTGTAAACGAGATCCTCGCTTCAATTTTCTTGCAGCTGCGGTTGAGCGAACGTTCAGGTCGCGGTGTGCCAAAGATTGTTGGTGCGTATGGCCGGGAATCCATAAAGATTGAGAAAAATTTCATTGTGGTGACGATTCCTTTCAATCGAATTAATGTCACCCCGTTTGAGCTGAATGAAGGGCAGCAGACAATAAACCCGACTGTAAAGGCGACTGTAAACCCGACTGTAAAACTTTCAAAGAATCAGAGAGATATTTTGGCGAAAATTGCTGAAAACCCTAAGGTCACGCTCACAGAACTTTCTGAACTATTAGGATTGCATCGCGCGACAATTGTAGATAACACGTCAAAACTTCAGAAACTAGGGGCGTTAAAGCGTATTGGAAGCGACAAAACTGGTTATTGGGAAATAGTTGAACAAAAATAG
- a CDS encoding winged helix-turn-helix transcriptional regulator produces the protein MNENYSFDAENEVGGQMGGQIGGQIALNERQLDILQIIKNNPSVTRKMLAEMLGINESAVQKHLETLKQNGVIRHIGKTRGHWEVRE, from the coding sequence TTGAACGAAAATTATTCATTTGATGCAGAAAATGAGGTTGGTGGTCAAATGGGTGGTCAAATAGGTGGTCAAATCGCGTTAAACGAACGCCAATTGGACATTTTGCAAATTATCAAAAATAATCCGTCGGTCACACGAAAAATGCTAGCGGAGATGCTTGGCATAAATGAATCAGCTGTCCAGAAGCACCTAGAGACCTTAAAACAAAATGGAGTTATCAGGCACATTGGAAAAACACGTGGTCATTGGGAAGTGCGTGAATAG
- a CDS encoding DNA-deoxyinosine glycosylase has translation MKKPANKAIRTRVTHEFPALYDRESRVLLLGSIPSPKSREMAFYYGHPQNRFWKVMAIVLGEATLSEIAAGKGVPETIAQKKAMLKKHHVALWDVLDSCTIVGASDTSIEDPVVNNIKELVKKSKVTRIFCTGATAHKLYQKLCAQDVGMDAVKLPSTSPANCAVSLEKLVEAYKMILE, from the coding sequence ATGAAAAAGCCCGCAAACAAAGCCATTCGAACCCGCGTCACCCATGAATTCCCGGCCCTATACGACCGCGAATCCCGCGTGCTGCTGCTCGGCTCCATACCCTCGCCCAAGTCGCGTGAAATGGCATTCTACTACGGGCACCCGCAAAACCGATTCTGGAAAGTGATGGCAATCGTGCTCGGCGAAGCTACCTTGAGCGAAATCGCAGCGGGTAAAGGCGTCCCCGAAACCATCGCGCAAAAGAAGGCCATGCTCAAAAAGCATCACGTGGCCCTGTGGGATGTTCTGGACAGCTGCACCATCGTGGGCGCAAGCGACACAAGCATCGAAGACCCAGTTGTGAACAACATAAAAGAGCTCGTAAAAAAATCGAAAGTCACGCGCATCTTTTGCACCGGCGCCACCGCCCACAAACTGTACCAAAAACTCTGTGCCCAAGATGTCGGAATGGACGCGGTCAAACTCCCTTCTACCTCGCCTGCCAACTGCGCTGTATCGCTGGAGAAATTGGTAGAGGCCTATAAAATGATTTTGGAATAA
- a CDS encoding low molecular weight protein-tyrosine-phosphatase codes for MKIKILFVCHGNICRSPMAEFVMKKMVRDLPATLPAELQQGAAQFQLKDVEFEIASAATSTEEIGNPVYPPARRMLATHGIDCSGKTARQMTARDYEYYDYIVLMDRNNLRNLRWILPADVYVRETGGAGIPTKNPAGVPSGMTESVSSRNPENRKVSLLMDWVGKSRDVADPWYTGDFQATWDDVNEGCKAMLAQILRLIQQ; via the coding sequence ATGAAAATCAAGATTCTGTTTGTGTGCCACGGGAACATTTGCCGAAGCCCGATGGCTGAATTCGTGATGAAAAAGATGGTACGGGATTTGCCCGCCACATTACCCGCCGAGTTACAACAGGGAGCGGCGCAGTTTCAGCTGAAAGATGTAGAATTCGAAATCGCAAGTGCCGCGACAAGCACCGAAGAAATCGGGAACCCGGTTTACCCGCCGGCACGTCGCATGCTTGCCACGCACGGGATTGATTGCTCCGGGAAAACGGCACGCCAGATGACGGCGCGCGACTACGAGTATTACGACTACATTGTGCTCATGGACCGTAACAATTTGCGCAACCTCCGCTGGATTTTGCCGGCTGACGTGTACGTTCGTGAAACAGGTGGCGCGGGCATTCCCACCAAAAATCCGGCGGGCGTTCCAAGCGGAATGACAGAAAGCGTTTCAAGCAGAAATCCCGAAAATCGCAAGGTCTCGCTCCTCATGGATTGGGTCGGCAAGAGTCGCGATGTGGCAGACCCCTGGTATACAGGCGACTTTCAGGCCACTTGGGACGATGTAAACGAGGGCTGCAAGGCGATGCTGGCACAGATTTTGCGACTGATTCAGCAATAG
- the secA gene encoding preprotein translocase subunit SecA: protein MSIVDTVLHKIFGTPHERKVKQLRPVIEQIHKAREALEALDDAALAAKSAEFREKLKNGATLEDIKVEAFAVCQEACDRRLGIFNIFKPENNFDFSRLGPELQESVNAAKAELAAGKNEWEVYLPASVYAKVRELYPESVKPFRMMPFDVQMIGGLVLHEGAIAEMATGEGKTLAAALPVYLNGLSGHGVHVVTVNDYLAGRDAKQMGMVYKFLGLTVGLIVNGLNPEERRVSYNSDVTYGTNNEFGFDYLRDNMAVEPNQLVQRELNFCIVDEVDSILIDEARTPLIISGPAEDATEKYAKANEIAKQLIKNKDFSVDEKDKNIQLTEKGVNHIQELMHITNLYGEHADWVHFLDNALKAWHLYEKDVDYIVRDTEIIIVDENTGRLMEGRRYSNGMHQAIEAKENVQIRRENQTLATITFQNYFRMYKKLSGMTGTAETEATEFIKIYNMNTWVIPTNRPCIRKDLQDMVYKSEDAKWRAIVAEIKDRHSKGQPLLVGTASIEKSEHLHGLLEKEGIPHEVLNAKNHGREAEIIQYAGHKDKVTIATNMAGRGTDIALGPGVTELGGLHVLGTERHESRRIDNQLRGRSGRQGDPGSSQYFLSLDDNLMRIFGGDSVKNLMTRFGVGEDEVITHPIVSRSIRGAQRRVEGQSFDIRKHLLDYDNVMNEQRKVIYGLRRRILNGEDISEEIMNRIEDACDIKVSAYIPAKSYAEAWNLEGLHTDLQRSLGMEYSLTLEDAMSKTPDQVLDEIIALCKARYEKLGKIIPETDFHQIERRFLLMTIDQVWKEHLYAMDQLKDSIRFHGYAQKDPLMVYKNEGYKMFEGCMEKIATLTALRILNIRITLPNGMTVSPDQLQLKSQEQIDAERKAAAEAQAAAAPADGSAGDKAPASTEQGRSEPAEGPTESAEQMSAEGAKPAGLAGQAATSETNAISEEQQDAQPMPQSALPGTRPTVRRTYTNPAVAAAARRAQQQAPKLGRNDPCWCGSGLKYKKCHGKDLE from the coding sequence ATGAGCATAGTCGATACCGTTCTTCACAAGATCTTTGGTACCCCTCACGAACGTAAGGTCAAGCAGCTGCGCCCTGTCATCGAGCAAATCCACAAGGCTCGCGAAGCCCTCGAAGCCCTGGATGACGCCGCCCTCGCCGCAAAGAGTGCGGAATTCCGCGAAAAGCTCAAGAATGGCGCTACCCTCGAAGACATCAAGGTCGAAGCCTTTGCCGTCTGCCAGGAAGCCTGCGACCGCCGCCTGGGTATTTTCAACATCTTCAAGCCCGAAAACAACTTCGACTTTAGCCGCCTGGGCCCCGAGCTCCAGGAATCGGTGAACGCCGCGAAGGCCGAACTTGCCGCCGGCAAGAACGAATGGGAAGTCTACCTGCCCGCCTCCGTTTACGCGAAGGTCCGCGAACTTTACCCCGAATCGGTGAAGCCCTTCCGCATGATGCCTTTCGACGTGCAGATGATCGGTGGCCTCGTGCTCCACGAAGGCGCCATCGCCGAAATGGCGACCGGTGAAGGTAAGACGCTTGCCGCAGCCTTGCCCGTTTACCTGAACGGCCTTAGCGGCCACGGTGTGCACGTGGTGACCGTGAACGACTACCTCGCTGGCCGTGACGCCAAGCAGATGGGTATGGTCTACAAGTTCCTCGGGCTCACGGTGGGCCTCATCGTGAACGGCCTCAATCCCGAAGAACGCCGCGTGAGCTACAACAGCGACGTGACCTACGGTACCAACAACGAATTCGGCTTCGACTACCTGCGCGACAACATGGCCGTCGAGCCCAACCAGCTGGTGCAGCGCGAACTCAACTTCTGTATTGTTGACGAAGTGGACTCCATCTTGATCGATGAAGCCCGTACGCCGCTCATCATCAGTGGCCCCGCCGAAGACGCTACTGAAAAGTACGCCAAGGCAAACGAGATCGCCAAGCAGCTCATCAAAAACAAGGATTTCTCGGTCGACGAAAAGGACAAGAACATCCAACTCACCGAAAAGGGTGTGAACCACATCCAGGAACTCATGCACATCACCAACCTGTACGGCGAACATGCCGACTGGGTGCACTTCCTCGATAACGCCCTCAAGGCCTGGCACCTTTACGAAAAGGACGTGGACTATATCGTCCGCGATACTGAAATCATTATCGTCGACGAAAACACGGGTCGTCTCATGGAAGGCCGCCGCTACAGCAACGGCATGCACCAGGCTATCGAAGCCAAGGAAAACGTGCAGATCCGCCGCGAAAACCAGACGCTTGCGACAATCACCTTCCAGAACTACTTCCGCATGTACAAGAAGCTTTCGGGTATGACGGGTACCGCCGAAACCGAAGCGACGGAATTCATCAAGATCTACAACATGAACACCTGGGTCATTCCGACCAACAGGCCCTGTATCCGTAAGGACCTGCAGGACATGGTGTACAAGTCCGAAGATGCCAAGTGGCGTGCCATCGTGGCCGAAATCAAGGATCGCCACAGCAAGGGCCAGCCGCTCCTCGTGGGTACGGCTTCCATCGAAAAGTCCGAACACCTGCACGGCCTCCTCGAAAAAGAAGGCATTCCGCACGAAGTCTTGAACGCAAAGAACCATGGCCGCGAAGCAGAAATCATCCAGTACGCCGGCCACAAGGACAAGGTGACGATTGCAACCAACATGGCCGGTCGTGGTACCGACATCGCCCTTGGCCCGGGAGTGACCGAGCTTGGCGGTTTGCATGTGCTTGGCACCGAACGTCATGAATCTCGCCGTATCGACAACCAGCTGCGTGGCCGTTCCGGCCGTCAGGGCGACCCGGGTTCCAGCCAGTACTTCCTCAGCCTCGATGACAACCTGATGCGTATCTTCGGTGGCGACAGCGTGAAGAACCTGATGACCCGCTTTGGCGTGGGCGAAGACGAAGTGATTACCCACCCGATCGTCTCCCGCTCCATCCGTGGTGCACAGCGCCGCGTGGAAGGCCAGAGCTTCGATATCCGTAAGCACTTGCTCGACTACGATAACGTGATGAACGAACAGCGCAAGGTGATTTACGGACTCCGCCGTCGCATTTTGAACGGCGAAGACATCAGCGAAGAAATCATGAACCGCATCGAGGATGCCTGCGATATCAAGGTGTCCGCCTACATTCCGGCAAAGAGCTACGCCGAAGCCTGGAACCTCGAAGGCCTCCACACCGACCTGCAGCGCAGCCTCGGCATGGAATACAGCCTCACGCTCGAAGATGCGATGAGCAAGACGCCCGACCAGGTGCTCGACGAAATCATCGCCCTCTGCAAGGCCCGTTACGAAAAGCTTGGCAAGATCATTCCGGAAACCGACTTCCACCAGATTGAACGCCGCTTCCTGTTGATGACTATCGACCAGGTATGGAAAGAACACCTGTACGCCATGGACCAGCTGAAGGATTCTATCCGTTTCCACGGATACGCCCAGAAGGACCCGCTGATGGTCTACAAGAACGAAGGCTACAAGATGTTCGAAGGCTGCATGGAAAAGATCGCGACGCTCACCGCGCTCCGCATCCTGAACATCCGCATCACGCTCCCGAACGGCATGACCGTTTCTCCGGACCAGCTGCAGCTCAAGAGCCAGGAACAGATCGACGCCGAACGTAAGGCCGCCGCAGAAGCCCAGGCCGCTGCCGCTCCTGCCGATGGTTCGGCCGGTGATAAGGCCCCTGCCAGCACTGAGCAGGGTCGAAGTGAGCCTGCCGAAGGGCCGACTGAATCCGCCGAGCAGATGAGTGCCGAAGGTGCAAAGCCCGCCGGTCTCGCAGGCCAGGCAGCAACTTCCGAGACGAACGCCATCTCCGAAGAACAGCAGGACGCCCAGCCGATGCCGCAGTCCGCTCTTCCGGGAACTCGCCCGACGGTGCGCCGTACTTACACGAACCCCGCCGTTGCCGCAGCCGCCCGCCGCGCCCAGCAGCAGGCTCCGAAGCTTGGCCGCAATGACCCGTGCTGGTGCGGTTCCGGCCTCAAGTACAAGAAGTGCCACGGCAAGGATCTTGAATAA
- a CDS encoding PEP/pyruvate-binding domain-containing protein, producing MRCPLLAAFTAVWLCACSNSSAPEDKPAPTPEPDPPEPLPVFIQNDDEYTGFYKEDGYEAFRKMAYTSKTEIGTSYLVKFIVTDFNSENLEVHFMNTRAYPLHYDFSQAVLHLSQTLTEFENEAYYDTAKNTVAGTLAYYAAVDSMVALTFFPTDCISPSQVIAVQKQIEKRMLFLTPGEAKNRLFYMPAGDAAEKDAERYAKEFESENIPVHTHAELFGDIPLQIMNTGTAYGTLRRLTAEELDTAIVSSHDILLLETLPAEIPLVAATISKDAQTPLSHVNLAAKARKTPNIAFNGNAIPDSLLSLCGKLIKLTVNSNSYKVETASLDEAKEFWNKNARKPMTLSYDLSDSGLVDFSDLDFKSSKAVGVKAANLAELHKLLPDNSPDGFAVPFYHYSHFLDYAQVTEELCEKSLKDCSKEGRAETLCKQVYDICYANRESNLRDYIGAAIVRDDFVADTRLREAVLDNIRYMIKHIPVDATFAAALDTKVHTLYGDAGVRLRSSTNSEDLQDFNGAGLYKSVKATTREKDLPSDEIRKVWASVWSFKAFEERSLWNIDHLSVQMAVAVHEAFPDEVANGVIITQNIADYSVAGIYANIQLGETSITNPEGGERPEIISIIPSAGPGVQSVVLQYSTLSPNSLILTDRELNKLYDTVMKIQNRFAKLYRKNADALVLDIEFKVMGSERKLVFKQVRPYIL from the coding sequence TTGCGATGTCCGTTGCTTGCCGCATTTACTGCGGTATGGCTGTGCGCATGTTCCAACAGTAGCGCGCCCGAAGACAAGCCGGCCCCGACACCGGAGCCGGATCCACCGGAGCCGTTGCCGGTCTTTATCCAAAACGACGACGAATACACGGGATTCTATAAGGAAGACGGGTACGAGGCTTTCCGCAAGATGGCCTATACCTCCAAGACGGAAATAGGCACAAGCTACCTGGTAAAATTCATCGTTACGGATTTCAACAGCGAAAACCTCGAAGTTCATTTTATGAACACCAGGGCGTACCCGCTGCACTACGACTTTTCGCAGGCGGTGCTGCACCTTTCGCAGACGCTCACGGAATTCGAAAACGAGGCCTACTACGACACGGCCAAAAATACCGTCGCAGGAACCCTCGCCTATTACGCAGCGGTTGATTCCATGGTAGCGCTCACGTTTTTCCCGACGGACTGCATTTCGCCTTCGCAGGTGATCGCGGTGCAGAAGCAGATTGAAAAGCGGATGCTATTCCTGACTCCCGGAGAGGCCAAGAACCGCCTATTCTATATGCCTGCAGGCGATGCAGCCGAAAAGGATGCGGAAAGATACGCGAAGGAATTCGAGTCGGAGAATATTCCGGTCCATACGCACGCCGAACTGTTCGGGGATATCCCGCTACAGATCATGAATACGGGAACCGCCTACGGGACGCTCCGCAGACTCACCGCAGAAGAACTCGACACGGCGATTGTCTCGTCGCACGACATTCTGCTTCTCGAAACGCTCCCTGCCGAAATTCCGCTAGTCGCGGCCACCATCAGCAAGGATGCGCAAACTCCGCTTTCGCACGTGAACCTCGCCGCCAAGGCGCGCAAGACCCCAAACATCGCCTTTAACGGAAACGCGATTCCCGACAGCCTGCTTTCGCTCTGCGGAAAGCTTATCAAGCTGACCGTCAATTCAAATTCCTACAAGGTGGAAACGGCAAGTCTCGACGAGGCGAAGGAATTCTGGAACAAGAATGCGCGTAAGCCGATGACGCTCTCCTACGACCTCTCGGATTCGGGACTCGTCGACTTTTCGGACCTCGATTTCAAATCGTCGAAAGCTGTCGGCGTCAAGGCGGCGAACCTCGCGGAATTGCACAAGCTGCTCCCCGACAATTCGCCAGACGGATTTGCAGTCCCCTTCTACCATTACAGCCATTTCCTTGACTATGCCCAGGTGACCGAAGAACTGTGCGAAAAATCCCTCAAGGACTGCTCCAAGGAGGGGCGCGCAGAAACCTTATGCAAGCAGGTTTACGACATCTGCTATGCAAACAGGGAAAGTAACCTCCGCGACTACATTGGCGCAGCTATCGTCCGCGACGACTTTGTTGCCGACACGCGACTTCGCGAAGCGGTACTCGACAATATCCGCTACATGATAAAGCATATCCCCGTCGATGCGACATTCGCTGCGGCCCTCGATACAAAGGTGCATACGCTCTACGGGGATGCCGGGGTACGCCTACGTTCCAGCACCAATTCCGAAGACCTGCAGGATTTCAACGGGGCGGGCCTCTACAAGTCCGTAAAGGCGACTACGCGCGAAAAGGACTTGCCTTCCGACGAAATCCGCAAGGTGTGGGCATCGGTATGGAGTTTCAAGGCTTTCGAGGAACGTTCCCTCTGGAACATTGACCACCTGTCGGTACAGATGGCCGTAGCTGTCCACGAAGCATTCCCCGACGAAGTTGCAAACGGAGTCATCATTACGCAAAACATCGCGGACTACTCCGTTGCGGGAATCTATGCGAACATCCAGCTCGGCGAAACCTCCATTACCAACCCTGAAGGCGGCGAACGCCCTGAAATCATTTCGATCATTCCGTCGGCGGGCCCTGGCGTACAAAGCGTCGTTCTGCAATATTCGACACTCAGCCCCAATTCGCTGATCCTTACCGACCGCGAACTGAACAAGCTCTACGACACCGTGATGAAAATCCAGAACCGCTTCGCAAAGCTCTACAGGAAAAATGCCGACGCCCTTGTGCTAGACATCGAATTCAAGGTCATGGGAAGCGAACGCAAGCTTGTCTTTAAGCAAGTCCGCCCCTATATCCTGTAA